The Thermoanaerobaculia bacterium DNA segment TCACGAGGGTGAAACAGCCCCGCCGGTCGAGCGCGAAGATCGCGTTCGTCGCGCTCTCGAGGACGCGCTCCCGGAACTCGTCGGCGTTGCGCAGCGCCTCGGCCGACCGTTTCCGCGCGATCGCCGCCGCGATGTGGCGGGAAACGAACATCAGGATGTCGCGGTCCTTCTCGCGGAAGCGCTGCTCCGGCGAGTAGCTCTGGACGACGAGGGCGCCGAACACCTGGTCTTCCGTCCGGAGCGGCACCCCGAGCCAGTCGATCGAGGGAGCGCCCCGGGGAGTCACGAGACCGCGCGCGAGGAGCGTCTCGAACGTCTCGGGGGAGGCGAGAAGCGGCTCGCCGGTCTCGAGCACGTAGTCGGTGAGCCCCCCGGCCGCGCGCGCGGGAGGCGCCGGCTCGGCTTCGTCGGCGAAGTAGGGGAACGTGACACGCCCGGAGCCGTCGCGGAGCGCGATGTAGAAGTTGCGGGCGTCCATCAGCTCTCCCACGATCCGATGGATCGCCGCGTAGAACTGAGGCAGGTCGTCGGCGGAGGAGGCCGTCTCGGCGATGCGGTAGAGCGCCGACTGGAGGCGTTCGGCCTCCTTGCGCTCGCTGATGTCCCGGCCGATGCCGACGAGGCCGACGACGGCTCCGTTCTCGTCGCGGATCTGCGAAGTCACGAGCTCGAGGGGGAACTCGCGGCCGTCCCGCGCGATGCTCACGACCTCCCCTTTCCACCCGCCGCGCCGCGTCTCGCGGAGGATCTCGTCGCCGCGCGACGGCGCGTTCCGGGGGGACCACAGCATGCGCACGGGCCGTCCGATCACTTCGTCGAGCGGGTATCCGTAGGCCTTCACGAATGCGTCGTTGACGAAGATGAGCCGGTCGTCGAGGTCGGTGATCCTCGCGATGTCGGAGACGCTCTTCATGGAGTCCTTGAAGAGATGGAGCTCTCGCTGCGCGCGCCGGCGCTCCGTGATGTCGCGATAGTTCACGACGAGAGCGTCGATTCCGGCCTCGCCGAAATGGTTCGTCCCGGTGCCCTCCATGTCCCGCCACGTTCCGTCCCGGTGGCGCACGCGGTACTCCGCGACCTCCGTCCTTCCCGGATGCTCGAGCGCCGCCGCGAAGACGGCGCGGGCTCGCTCGACGTCATCGGGGTGCACGAGGGAGAACGCGTCGCGGCCCACGAGCTCCTCGGGCGTGTAGCCGACGAGACGCTCGTGAGAGGCGCTCGCGAAGACGAAGCGGCCTTCCCGATCGAGGAGCGCGATTCCATCGGCGCTGTTCTCGACGAGCGCCCGGAAGAGCTCCTTGCCGTTGTCGAGGGACGGGACGCGGCGGGAGTTCATGCGGTGCGGATCATCTTGTCATCGCCGCTCAGTGCCGGGCAAGAGGCCCGCACTCGGCCGGCTCGCGGACCTCGATCTGGATCGTCGCGTGCTCGACGTGGTGATCGCTCCGGAGCTTCTCCTCGACCTCGCGCAGCACGGCGGACGGGTCGGTGCCGGGGCCGATCGCGACGTGGAGGCTCGCGCAGTGGACGCCGGACGTGAGGGTCCAGACGTGCAGGTCGTGCACCGAGAGCACCCCGGGGAGCGTCTGCAGGACGCCCGTCAGGCCCGGCTGGTCGACCTCCGCCGGCGCGCCTTCCAGGAGGATGTGCGCCGACTGCCGGAGGATGGACACCGTGCGGGGGAGGATGAAGAGCGCGATGGCGACGGAGAGGGCGGGATCGATCCAGCGCTTTCCCGTGACCGCGATCGCACCGGCGGCGGCGACCACGGCCGCCGAGGCGAGGGCGTCGGCGGCGACCTCGAGGTACGCGCCTCGGAGGTTCAGACTGTCCTGCCGGTGGGGATGGAGGAAGCGGACGGAGACGAGGTTTCCGGCGAGCGCGACCGCGCCGAACGCCAGCATCGGCACCGCGGCGATCGGCTCCGGGCGTTCGAGACGCCGCCACGCCTCCCAGAGGATCGCTCCGCACACGACGAGGAGGATCTGGGCGTTCACGAACGCGGCGAGGATCTCGGCGCGGTAAAGACCGAAGGTGTGGCGAGCGCTCGCCCCGCGCTCGGCGATCCGCACGGCGACGTAGGACAGCGACAGCGCCGCGACGTCCGTGAGCACGTGCCCGGCGTCCGCCCAGAGCGCGAGGCTGTGGGCGATCGCCCCGCCGGCCACCTCGACCGCGAGGATCGCCCCGGAAACGCCCAGCGCGGCGGCGAGCCCCCGGGCCGCCCGGGCGCGCCCTTCGGGTTCCATCGGAAGAGAGTAATCCATCGACGGGAACCGCCGCATCGCGGCGCGCCGCTCGAGCGCATATGATCGAGCGATGGACGTGACGGACCCGAAGAAGACCGCGCGCGGCACCGCCGACGAGGAGACGTTCGCGGCGCTCCTCGCCCAATCCGCGGAGGACCTGGAGCCGCTCTTCGTGATCACCCGGGAGATGAAGAAACGGGGCGAGAAGGAGAAGCCGCGGGCGCTCCTCGCGCGGCTGATCGAGGCCCAGGAGGACCGGGGGCTCTACCGCGCGCGCCTCGAGACGCTCCTGGAGGTCGCGCGGGCGTTCCCGGCCAGGGCCCCGTCGCCGGCGGAGATCGCCGACGCGTTCCGGCTGGCCTGGCCCGATCACCCGTCGCTCGAGGCGCTGATCGCCCATTCCCTGCCTCCGAAGGCGAACGTCGTCGAGGCCGCGGAGCGCCTCCGGCGGTGGCTCCGCTTCGCGCCGGGCGACGTGTTCTTCTTCGCCGGCCACGGCGCGGGGCGCGTAACGGACCTGGTCCCCGCGATCGACGCGGTGCGGTTCGAGTTCGAGACGGGCGAGAAGCTGTCGCTCCCTCCCGGCGCGGCCGCGAAGAACCTCGTGCCGCTCCCGCCCGGCGACTTCCGCCGCGAGCGGCTCGAGGATCGCGAGGGGCTGCGCGGGCGATCGCTCGCCGGCCCGGCGGACGCCGTCCGCCACTTCATCGAGAGCGTCGGCCGTCCCGTCACCGCCGGCGAGATCAAGGACGCGTTCTCGGGGGTTGTCCCTCCGGAGAAGTGGACCTCGTTCTGGAATGCCGCGCGCAAGCACCCCCAGCTCGTCGCGTCGGGCAGCGGCAAGAACGCCGGTTACGAGTGGCGGGCCTCGGCCGAAGCCGCGAGCGACTCGGTGCGCGAGGAATTCGCCGCCGCCTCCGTCGCGCGGCGCCTCGACATCGCCCGGAAGAACACCCGCCGTCCGGAGCTCCTCCCGTTCTTTGCGGAAGCGCTCGCGGGGGAGGGATGGACCGCCGCCACTCCCGCCGAACGCCTGGAGATCGCGTTCTTCCTGGAGGACAGCCGGAGCGGGGTGGCGCCGCCCCTCTCCGCCGCCGACCTCGTCGCTTCGGGCGGCGCGGAGATCGCCCGCGCGCTGCCCGATCCCGCGCTGCGGTGGAAAGCCTACCGTCTCCTGCGGGAGCGGGATCCGCGCTGGGTCGAGCTCTTCACGGCGCTTTTTTCCGGAGAGGACGACGCGAGGGCTCTCTCGGCGATCGACGCGGCGCTGGCCGAGGGAGCGCCGGAAGCGCGCGTCGAGCTCGCGCGCCGGATCGTCGCCAACCCGCGGACCGCGCCGCGCGCGTTCCTCTGGCTCGCGGAGAGGCGGGCGGAGCTGCCGCACGCGTCGGCCCTCTTCGGATCTTCCGCGCTCTTCGCGATGCTCGAAGCGCTCCGCCTTCCGGAGTTCGCCCCGCACCGAGCGCGGCTCAAGACGATGTTCGACCGGGGCGGCCTCGCCCTGGAGCTCGTCGCCGGGCTCGCCGACGCCGACGAGGCGCAGCGGCTGCTGACGGCGGCCGAGCGCGCCCCCGGCCTGGAGGAGTTCCGCCGCGACGACGTCAAGCAGGCGGTCCATCGGCGCTTCCCGGAGCTCCGCGGGCCGCGGGTCGAGCCGCTGTACGTCACGCCGGAATCGCTCGAGACGCGGCGCGCGGAGCTCGAGCAGCTGGTCGGCGTCGAGATGCCGAAGAACGGACGGGCGATCCAGGAGGCGGCCGCGATGGGGGACCTGAGCGAGAATTTCGAGTACCACGCCGCACGGGCCCGCCAGGAGTTTCTCTCCGCCCGCGCCGCGACGTTGCAGCAGGAGCTGGCGCGCGCCCGCCCGCTCGACCCCGCGCGGGTCGACGTTTCCGAGGTGCGGGTCGGGACCCGGGTCGTGTTGTCGGCCGGCGGGCGGACCCGCGAAGCCGCGGTCCTCGGACCCTGGGATTCGCGGCCGGAGGAGGGCGTCTACTCGTACCAGTCCGAGTTCGCGCAGAAGCTCCTCGGGGCGAAACCGGGCGACACGGTGACGATCGACGGCGAGGATTGGCGGATCGGCTCGATCCGCCCCTGGAGAGACGCCTGACCCGCGGCGCGCCGCGCACGCGGGCGGCGCTGCTGTTCGCTTCGGCGCTCCTGGGAGCCGCGGGCGGCCGCGCGGAGACTCCGGTCACGACGTTCCCTTCCGAAATTCCTCCGACGGAATGGACGGCGCTCCTCGAGAAGTACGTGGATTCCCGGGGTCTTGTCGCCTACGCCCGGTGGAAGGCCGATGCGGCGGACCGCCGCCGGCTCGCGGCGTACGCCGGCAGGCTCGGCGAGAGGGGGGGCGCGCTCTCCGGCGACGCGAAGCTCGCGATCCTGATCAACGCCTACAACGCGTTCATCATCGAAACGGTCCTCGACCGCTATCCGGTGGACTCGATCCGCTCGATCGGCGACGCGTTCACGGCGCGCACGCACCGGATCGGCGGAGCGCTCCATTCGCTCGACGAGATCGAGCACACGGCGATCGGGCTCGGCGGATACCGCGCGCACGCCGCGATGGTGTGCGCGTCGCGCTCCTGCCCGCCGCTCGACCGGCGAGCGTGGGAGGCGAGCGACCTGCCGGCGCATCTCGACGCGCGGATGCGCGCGTGGATGGCGCGCCCCGATCTCTGGACGTTCGAGCCGGACCGGAAGACGGTGCGCGCGCCGAAGTATCTCGACTGGTATCGCGCGGATTTCGAGAAGGCGGGGATCGCCCGAATGCTCGCCGCGTACGGGCCGCCGCGGCACCGCGACTGGCTCGCGCGCGGCGATTTCCGGGTCGTGTATCTCGATTATGATTGGGGGCTGAACGACCAGGCTCCGCCGCGCTCCGTCCGGGAATAATCGAGGGAAGCGGGGCGTTCCTGGCGATGGAGGATTCGGAATGTCTGAAAACGTCCGGGAAGTTTCCGACGAGTCGTTCGACAGCGAAGTCGTCAAGAGCGCGACGCCGGTGTTCGTGGACTTCTGGGCGCCGTGGTGCGGCCCCTGTCGATCGGTCGCCCCGATCGTCGAGGAGCTCGCGAGCCAGTACCAGGGGAAGGTGAAGGTCGCCAAGATCAACGTGGACGACTCGCCCGAGGTCGCGCAGAAATTCATGGTGACGTCGATCCCGACGTTCATCCTGTTCAAGAACGGCGAGGCCGCCGACCGCACGATGGGGGCGATGCCGAAGGGTCAGTTCCAGCAGTTCATCGACCGCAACCTCTGATCGCGGCCGGCCCCGGCCGCTATTTTCGGCGCCGAGTCGAGCGTTGCCCCGCTTCGAGTCGGCGCTTTTTTCATGCCCGCATCGCAGATCGTCGGCGGTGATGTTCAGCCGCTCCGCCACTTCCATCGGGTTTGAGCCGGGGCCGAGTTAAGCGGCTCTGCCGCTCCGAC contains these protein-coding regions:
- a CDS encoding cation diffusion facilitator family transporter yields the protein MEPEGRARAARGLAAALGVSGAILAVEVAGGAIAHSLALWADAGHVLTDVAALSLSYVAVRIAERGASARHTFGLYRAEILAAFVNAQILLVVCGAILWEAWRRLERPEPIAAVPMLAFGAVALAGNLVSVRFLHPHRQDSLNLRGAYLEVAADALASAAVVAAAGAIAVTGKRWIDPALSVAIALFILPRTVSILRQSAHILLEGAPAEVDQPGLTGVLQTLPGVLSVHDLHVWTLTSGVHCASLHVAIGPGTDPSAVLREVEEKLRSDHHVEHATIQIEVREPAECGPLARH
- a CDS encoding GreA/GreB family elongation factor, which produces MDVTDPKKTARGTADEETFAALLAQSAEDLEPLFVITREMKKRGEKEKPRALLARLIEAQEDRGLYRARLETLLEVARAFPARAPSPAEIADAFRLAWPDHPSLEALIAHSLPPKANVVEAAERLRRWLRFAPGDVFFFAGHGAGRVTDLVPAIDAVRFEFETGEKLSLPPGAAAKNLVPLPPGDFRRERLEDREGLRGRSLAGPADAVRHFIESVGRPVTAGEIKDAFSGVVPPEKWTSFWNAARKHPQLVASGSGKNAGYEWRASAEAASDSVREEFAAASVARRLDIARKNTRRPELLPFFAEALAGEGWTAATPAERLEIAFFLEDSRSGVAPPLSAADLVASGGAEIARALPDPALRWKAYRLLRERDPRWVELFTALFSGEDDARALSAIDAALAEGAPEARVELARRIVANPRTAPRAFLWLAERRAELPHASALFGSSALFAMLEALRLPEFAPHRARLKTMFDRGGLALELVAGLADADEAQRLLTAAERAPGLEEFRRDDVKQAVHRRFPELRGPRVEPLYVTPESLETRRAELEQLVGVEMPKNGRAIQEAAAMGDLSENFEYHAARARQEFLSARAATLQQELARARPLDPARVDVSEVRVGTRVVLSAGGRTREAAVLGPWDSRPEEGVYSYQSEFAQKLLGAKPGDTVTIDGEDWRIGSIRPWRDA
- the trxA gene encoding thioredoxin encodes the protein MSENVREVSDESFDSEVVKSATPVFVDFWAPWCGPCRSVAPIVEELASQYQGKVKVAKINVDDSPEVAQKFMVTSIPTFILFKNGEAADRTMGAMPKGQFQQFIDRNL
- a CDS encoding DUF547 domain-containing protein — encoded protein: MADRLDPPLERRLTRGAPRTRAALLFASALLGAAGGRAETPVTTFPSEIPPTEWTALLEKYVDSRGLVAYARWKADAADRRRLAAYAGRLGERGGALSGDAKLAILINAYNAFIIETVLDRYPVDSIRSIGDAFTARTHRIGGALHSLDEIEHTAIGLGGYRAHAAMVCASRSCPPLDRRAWEASDLPAHLDARMRAWMARPDLWTFEPDRKTVRAPKYLDWYRADFEKAGIARMLAAYGPPRHRDWLARGDFRVVYLDYDWGLNDQAPPRSVRE